The following coding sequences lie in one Psychrilyobacter atlanticus DSM 19335 genomic window:
- a CDS encoding head maturation protease, ClpP-related, with protein sequence MSLLNAVMISKKKAEIRIYGVIGEGWFADATPKSVNEELDTLGDISEIDVRINSRGGGVFAGCAIYNSLKRHPAKVNIFIDGICASIATVVAMAGDTIHMSKVSMMMIHNPYYGATGGEAKELRKQADDLDQFREVSIEAYLSKVNITRDDLIEKMDATTWMTAKTALAHGFVTNIENESKAQMSFQNNMLMCGSEEILNVSEFKNLDEFLEKENIKNSMKKIEDPINKNLEDKKGADKMNLEQLMQEHPELYKQIVQVGVSQERIRIQNLETIEQRAGRPLDCIQKAKFETPIEATNQELINDVLQEMATQPKNTEVPPKVENKMEILLNKIDDAKTGGVQEQILDGMTPEEMKIKQEEEEIDDIVALANGIE encoded by the coding sequence ATGAGCTTACTTAATGCGGTAATGATAAGCAAAAAGAAAGCAGAAATAAGGATCTATGGTGTCATAGGTGAGGGTTGGTTTGCCGACGCTACTCCTAAGAGCGTCAATGAAGAATTAGATACATTAGGAGATATCAGTGAGATAGATGTAAGGATCAATTCTCGAGGTGGAGGAGTATTTGCAGGGTGTGCTATATATAACAGTTTGAAAAGGCATCCAGCTAAAGTAAATATATTTATCGATGGTATTTGTGCCTCTATTGCCACTGTAGTAGCCATGGCAGGGGACACGATACATATGAGTAAGGTTTCTATGATGATGATCCACAACCCATATTATGGGGCGACTGGTGGAGAAGCTAAAGAACTTAGAAAACAAGCTGATGACCTGGATCAATTTAGAGAAGTATCCATAGAAGCCTATCTAAGCAAAGTTAACATAACTCGTGATGATCTTATAGAGAAAATGGATGCAACTACCTGGATGACCGCTAAGACAGCTTTAGCCCATGGTTTTGTAACTAACATAGAGAATGAAAGTAAAGCTCAAATGAGTTTTCAGAATAATATGCTTATGTGCGGTAGTGAAGAAATTTTAAATGTATCAGAATTTAAAAATCTAGATGAATTTTTAGAAAAAGAAAATATTAAAAATAGTATGAAAAAAATAGAAGATCCAATAAACAAGAATTTAGAAGATAAAAAAGGAGCTGATAAAATGAATTTAGAGCAATTAATGCAAGAACATCCGGAACTATATAAACAAATAGTTCAAGTAGGAGTTAGCCAGGAAAGAATAAGAATTCAAAACCTAGAAACAATAGAACAAAGAGCAGGAAGGCCATTGGATTGTATCCAAAAAGCCAAGTTTGAAACTCCAATAGAAGCTACTAATCAGGAGTTAATTAATGATGTTCTTCAAGAGATGGCAACTCAGCCTAAAAATACTGAAGTCCCACCTAAAGTTGAGAATAAAATGGAGATCTTACTAAACAAAATCGATGATGCAAAAACCGGAGGAGTCCAAGAACAAATATTAGATGGAATGACTCCAGAAGAGATGAAGATAAAGCAGGAAGAGGAAGAGATAGATGACATAGTAGCGTTAGCAAATGGAATCGAATAA